The Coffea eugenioides isolate CCC68of chromosome 8, Ceug_1.0, whole genome shotgun sequence genome has a segment encoding these proteins:
- the LOC113779945 gene encoding pleiotropic drug resistance protein 1-like isoform X1 — translation METAESFRLSSLRLSSSNLWTNTVVEEFSRSTREEEDEEAALKWAALERLPTFKRLRIGILEEEEGEKREIDVRKLGPLEKRSIVERLIKTAEEDNESFLLKFRERIDRVGIELPTIEVRFEHLNVEAEAYVGSRALPTIFNYSVNMFEGFLNYLHILPKRKKPFLILRDVSGIVKPGRMTLLLGPPSSGKTTLLLALAGKLHSDLKVSGTVTYNGHAMNGFVPQRSSAYISQHDLHIGELTVRETIAFSARCQGVGPRQEIGAELLRREKEANIKPDPDLDIYMQSLVLKGQEAHVATEYVLKILGLDVCADTLVGDQMIRGISGGQKKRVTTAEMLVGPAKALFMDEISTGLDSSTTFQIVNAINQFIHILGGTAVISLLQPPPETYELFDDIILLSDGEIVYQGPREDVLEFFEYMGFKCPERKGVADFLQEVTSKKDQEQYWIRRDEPYNFVSARQFSEAFQSFHVGSKLHDELTVPFDKSKGHPAALTTEKYGVGRMELLRACASREFLLMKRNAFVHIFKMAQLILIAMIFMTIFLRTEMHKSTITDGGIYMGALFFTLYAIMFNAFSELSLSILKLPVFYKQRDLLFFPAWAYSIPTWILKFPITLVQIAIWISLTYYVVGFDPDGGRFFRQFILLICIHQMSLGLFRFMAALGRDMIVANTFGAFTILAVLVLGGFILSRDDIKGWWIWGYWISPLMYGQNAISVNEFLGNSWRHVPEGFREPLGVSVLKSRGVFPEARWYWIGVGAVFGYVFLFNFLNTLALTYLNPIGKHQAVLSLEEKPNKVIFLLLDLVSSNAFNPTNAETSTDAPKSMSSRLKSPGIGNPDEGDRSKKKGMVIPFEPLAMTFNDLRYAVDMPQEMKTRGISEDRLLLLKGVSGAFRPGILTALMGVSGAGKTTLMDVLAGRKTGGYIEGTITISGYPKKQETFTRVAGYCEQFDIHSPHVTVHESLQYSAWLRLPPDIDAEARKSFIEEVMKLVDLTPLREALVGLPGVNGLSTEQRKRLTIAVELVANPSIIFMDEPTSGLDARAAAIVMRTVRNTVDTGRTVVCTIHQPSIDIFDAFDELILLRRGGEEIYVGQLGRHSFNLIKYFEGINRVSKIKDGYNPATWMLEVTSIAQEAALGIDFAQLYKNSELYRRNKALIEELSKPAPGSKELYFPTQYPQPFYSQFLASLWKQHWSYWRNPRYSAVRLFYTVIIALMFGTIFWDLGTKRKKRQDLFNAMGSMYAAVLFIGILNSTSVQPIVATERTVFYRERAAGMYSAVPHALAQMVIELPYILVQAFSYGAIVYAMIGFEWTATKFFWYLFFMYITLLYYTFYGMMSVAVTPNQNIAAVVSSAFYAIWNLFSGFIIPRTRIPVWWRWYYYLCPVSWTLYGLVASQFGDIKEELDTGERVEDFIRSYFGFRHDFLGYVAVIIVGFAVLFGFAFAISIKLFNFQKR, via the exons ATGGAAACTGCTGAATCTTTCAGACTCAGTAGCTTAAGGCTAAGCAGTTCCAACTTATGGACAAACACAGTCGTGGAAGAATTTTCGAGGTCTACACGAGAGGAAGAAGACGAAGAAGCAGCACTAAAATGGGCTGCTTTAGAGAGACTTCCAACATTCAAACGTCTGAGAATTGGCATACTAGAAGAAGAAGAGGGTGAGAAAAGAGAGATTGATGTGAGAAAGCTTGGACCTTTAGAGAAAAGGAGTATCGTAGAGAGGTTGATCAAAACTGCAGAGGAAGATAACGAAAGTTTTCTTTTGAAGTTCAGAGAACGCATTGACAG AGTCGGTATTGAGCTTCCAACTATTGAAGTTCGCTTTGAGCATCTAAATGTTGAAGCAGAAGCTTATGTTGGCAGTAGAGCACTGCCTACAATATTCAACTACTCAGTAAATATGTTTGAG GGATTCCTAAATTATCTCCATATCCTtccgaaaagaaagaaacccttTCTGATCCTCCGTGATGTCAGTGGAATTGTTAAACCTGGAAG AATGACACTGCTCTTAGGCCCTCCAAGTTCAGGGAAAACCACACTATTGCTAGCTCTGGCAGGAAAACTTCATTCTGATCTCAAA GTTTCTGGAACTGTGACATACAATGGCCACGCAATGAATGGGTTTGTTCCTCAAAGATCATCAGCCTATATAAGTCAGCATGATCTTCATATAGGAGAACTAACAGTGAGGGAAACAATAGCCTTTTCTGCAAGAtgccaaggagttggacctcgTCAAG AAATTGGGGCAGAACTTTtgagaagagaaaaggaagcAAATATTAAGCCAGACCCTGatcttgatatatata TGCAGTCATTAGTCCTCAAAGGGCAAGAGGCCCATGTTGCAACTGAGTATGTTCTGAAG ATTTTAGGACTTGATGTCTGTGCTGATACACTGGTGGGGGATCAAATGATACGAGGGATCTCCGGAGGACAAAAAAAACGTGTGACAACAG CGGAAATGCTGGTCGGACCAGCTAAGGCACTATTTATGGACGAGATATCTACTGGTTTGGACAGTTCAACAACTTTTCAGATAGTGAATGCAATCAATCAATTCATCCACATTCTCGGAGGAACTGCAGTCATCTCCCTCTTACAGCCTCCACCAGAAACTTATGAGTTATTTGATGACATAATTCTGCTATCAGACGGTGAAATTGTGTATCAGGGGCCCCGTGAAGATGTACTTGAATTCTTTGAATACATGGGTTTCAAATGCCCTGAGAGAAAAGGAGTTGCTGATTTCCTTCAAGAA GTAACTTCGAAGAAAGATCAAGAACAATACTGGATACGCAGAGATGAGCCTTACAATTTTGTTTCTGCTAGACAATTCTCAGAAGCATTTCAATCATTCCATGTTGGAAGTAAACTACATGATGAACTTACCGTTCCTTTTGATAAATCAAAAGGGCATCCTGCTGCTCTGACAACTGAAAAGTATGGAGTTGGCAGGATGGAGCTTCTGAGGGCCTGTGCATCCAGAGAATTCCTACTCATGAAGAGGAATGCATTTGTCCACATATTCAAGATGGCACAA CTTATTTTGATTGCAATGATCTTCATGACTATATTTCTGCGAACTGAGATGCACAAAAGTACCATAACAGATGGTGGAATTTACATGGGGGCCCTGTTTTTCACTTTATATGCAATCATGTTCAATGCATTCTCAGAGCTTTCCCTCAGTATTTTGAAGCTTCCTGTTTTCTACAAGCAACGAGACCTTCTCTTCTTCCCTGCATGGGCATATTCTATTCCTACGTGGATCCTCAAGTTCCCAATTACACTTGTTCAAATTGCCATTTGGATATCTTTGACTTATTACGTTGTAGGATTTGATCCTGATGGTGGAAG GTTTTTCAGACAGTTTATTCTTCTCATCTGCATTCACCAGATGTCCTTAGGACTCTTTCGCTTTATGGCTGCACTAGGAAGAGACATGATAGTTGCAAACACCTTTGGAGCATTCACAATACTTGCTGTACTTGTCCTAGGAGGATTCATTCTATCAAGAG ATGACATCAAAGGTTGGTGGATATGGGGTTACTGGATCTCACCTTTGATGTACGGGCAGAATGCTATTTCTGTAAATGAATTTCTAGGAAACAGTTGGAGACAT GTTCCTGAAGGTTTCAGGGAGCCACTAGGTGTTTCAGTCTTAAAGTCTCGTGGTGTTTTTCCAGAAGCACGGTGGTATTGGATAGGAGTAGGAGCCGTTTTTGGATATGTgttcctcttcaatttcctgAACACTTTGGCTCTTACATACCTCAACC CAATCGGAAAACATCAGGCGGTACTAtctttggaagaaaaaccaaaCA AAGTCATCTTCCTGTTGCTAGATCTTGTATCTTCTAACGCATTCAATCCAACCAATGCAGAAACCAGTACAGATGCTCCAAAAAGCATGTCATCCAGGTTGAAGTCTCCTGGAATAGGCAATCCTGATGAAGGTGATAGAAGCAAGAAGAAGGGAATGGTTATTCCCTTTGAACCTCTTGCTATGACCTTCAACGATTTAAGATATGCAGTAGATATGCCGCAG GAAATGAAAACTCGTGGTATATCTGAGGATCGGCTACTTCTCTTGAAGGGTGTCAGTGGAGCTTTTAGACCAGGGATTCTAACAGCTTTAATGGGCGTTAGTGGGGCTGGAAAAACTACCCTGATGGATGTATTAGCCGGTAGAAAAACAGGAGGATATATTGAAGGAACAATTACTATATCAGGTTAtccaaagaaacaagaaacaTTCACTCGTGTAGCAGGATACTGTGAGCAATTTGACATTCACTCTCCTCATGTTACTGTCCACGAGTCCTTGCAATACTCAGCATGGCTTCGACTGCCTCCTGACATCGATGCTGAAGCCAGAAAG TCATTCATTGAAGAAGTCATGAAGCTCGTGGATCTGACTCCACTTAGAGAAGCACTAGTTGGTTTGCCAGGAGTAAATGGTCTTTCAACTGAGCAACGAAAGAGGTTAACTATTGCGGTTGAACTAGTGGCCAATCCATCCATAATATTCATGGATGAGCCAACTTCAGGGCTGGATGCAAGGGCAGCTGCCATAGTGATGAGAACAGTAAGAAACACGGTTGATACAGGCCGAACTGTTGTGTGCACTATCCATCAGCCAAGCATTGACATCTTTGATGCTTTTGATGAG CTGATTCTCCTAAGACGAGGAGGAGAAGAAATATACGTTGGCCAACTAGGACGCCATTCATTTAATCTCATCAAATACTTTGAG GGGATTAATCGAGTCAGCAAAATAAAAGATGGTTATAACCCCGCGACTTGGATGTTGGAGGTGACATCAATTGCACAGGAAGCAGCTCTTGGAATTGATTTCGCACAGCTGTACAAGAACTCTGAACTGTATAG GAGGAACAAAGCATTAATAGAGGAACTGAGTAAACCTGCCCCTGGTTCTAAAGAATTATACTTCCCTACTCAGTATCCCCAGCCCTTTTACAGCCAATTCCTTGCTAGCCTCTGGAAGCAGCACTGGTCATACTGGCGAAATCCACGATACTCAGCAGTCAGACTTTTTTACACAGTAATCATTGCCTTAATGTTTGGAACAATATTCTGGGATCTTGGCACTAAAAG GAAAAAAAGACAAGATCTCTTTAACGCAATGGGCTCCATGTATGCGGCCGTTCTGTTTATCGGTATACTAAATTCTACATCAGTTCAACCAATTGTAGCCACTGAGAGAACAGTCTTTTACAGGGAAAGAGCTGCCGGAATGTATTCGGCTGTGCCACATGCTCTTGCACAG ATGGTGATTGAGCTGCCTTACATTCTCGTTCAAGCATTCAGCTATGGAGCTATTGTATATGCAATGATTGGCTTCGAATGGACAGCTACCAAGTTCTTTTGGTATCTGTTTTTCATGTATATTACCTTGTTATACTACACATTCTATGGGATGATGTCAGTGGCGGTAACACCCAACCAGAATATTGCTGCAGTAGTTTCATCAGCCTTTTACGCAATATGGAACCTTTTCTCAGGATTTATAATTCCTCGAACG AGAATTCCAGTGTGGTGGAGGTGGTACTATTACCtctgtcctgtctcctggacTTTGTATGGCTTAGTTGCTTCACAATTCGGAGACATAAAAGAGGAGCTTGATACAGGTGAAAGAGTGGAAGACTTCATTAGGAGCTACTTCGGATTCAGACATGACTTCTTGGGTTATGTTGCAGTAATCATTGTTGGATTTGCAGTGCTTTTCGGCTTCGCATTTGCCATCTCCATCAAGCTATTTAACTTCCAGAAAAGGTAA
- the LOC113779945 gene encoding pleiotropic drug resistance protein 1-like isoform X2, with amino-acid sequence METAESFRLSSLRLSSSNLWTNTVVEEFSRSTREEEDEEAALKWAALERLPTFKRLRIGILEEEEGEKREIDVRKLGPLEKRSIVERLIKTAEEDNESFLLKFRERIDRVGIELPTIEVRFEHLNVEAEAYVGSRALPTIFNYSVNMFEGFLNYLHILPKRKKPFLILRDVSGIVKPGRMTLLLGPPSSGKTTLLLALAGKLHSDLKVSGTVTYNGHAMNGFVPQRSSAYISQHDLHIGELTVRETIAFSARCQGVGPRQEIGAELLRREKEANIKPDPDLDIYMQSLVLKGQEAHVATEYVLKILGLDVCADTLVGDQMIRGISGGQKKRVTTAEMLVGPAKALFMDEISTGLDSSTTFQIVNAINQFIHILGGTAVISLLQPPPETYELFDDIILLSDGEIVYQGPREDVLEFFEYMGFKCPERKGVADFLQEVTSKKDQEQYWIRRDEPYNFVSARQFSEAFQSFHVGSKLHDELTVPFDKSKGHPAALTTEKYGVGRMELLRACASREFLLMKRNAFVHIFKMAQLILIAMIFMTIFLRTEMHKSTITDGGIYMGALFFTLYAIMFNAFSELSLSILKLPVFYKQRDLLFFPAWAYSIPTWILKFPITLVQIAIWISLTYYVVGFDPDGGRFFRQFILLICIHQMSLGLFRFMAALGRDMIVANTFGAFTILAVLVLGGFILSRDDIKGWWIWGYWISPLMYGQNAISVNEFLGNSWRHVPEGFREPLGVSVLKSRGVFPEARWYWIGVGAVFGYVFLFNFLNTLALTYLNPIGKHQAVLSLEEKPNNAPKSMSSRLKSPGIGNPDEGDRSKKKGMVIPFEPLAMTFNDLRYAVDMPQEMKTRGISEDRLLLLKGVSGAFRPGILTALMGVSGAGKTTLMDVLAGRKTGGYIEGTITISGYPKKQETFTRVAGYCEQFDIHSPHVTVHESLQYSAWLRLPPDIDAEARKSFIEEVMKLVDLTPLREALVGLPGVNGLSTEQRKRLTIAVELVANPSIIFMDEPTSGLDARAAAIVMRTVRNTVDTGRTVVCTIHQPSIDIFDAFDELILLRRGGEEIYVGQLGRHSFNLIKYFEGINRVSKIKDGYNPATWMLEVTSIAQEAALGIDFAQLYKNSELYRRNKALIEELSKPAPGSKELYFPTQYPQPFYSQFLASLWKQHWSYWRNPRYSAVRLFYTVIIALMFGTIFWDLGTKRKKRQDLFNAMGSMYAAVLFIGILNSTSVQPIVATERTVFYRERAAGMYSAVPHALAQMVIELPYILVQAFSYGAIVYAMIGFEWTATKFFWYLFFMYITLLYYTFYGMMSVAVTPNQNIAAVVSSAFYAIWNLFSGFIIPRTRIPVWWRWYYYLCPVSWTLYGLVASQFGDIKEELDTGERVEDFIRSYFGFRHDFLGYVAVIIVGFAVLFGFAFAISIKLFNFQKR; translated from the exons ATGGAAACTGCTGAATCTTTCAGACTCAGTAGCTTAAGGCTAAGCAGTTCCAACTTATGGACAAACACAGTCGTGGAAGAATTTTCGAGGTCTACACGAGAGGAAGAAGACGAAGAAGCAGCACTAAAATGGGCTGCTTTAGAGAGACTTCCAACATTCAAACGTCTGAGAATTGGCATACTAGAAGAAGAAGAGGGTGAGAAAAGAGAGATTGATGTGAGAAAGCTTGGACCTTTAGAGAAAAGGAGTATCGTAGAGAGGTTGATCAAAACTGCAGAGGAAGATAACGAAAGTTTTCTTTTGAAGTTCAGAGAACGCATTGACAG AGTCGGTATTGAGCTTCCAACTATTGAAGTTCGCTTTGAGCATCTAAATGTTGAAGCAGAAGCTTATGTTGGCAGTAGAGCACTGCCTACAATATTCAACTACTCAGTAAATATGTTTGAG GGATTCCTAAATTATCTCCATATCCTtccgaaaagaaagaaacccttTCTGATCCTCCGTGATGTCAGTGGAATTGTTAAACCTGGAAG AATGACACTGCTCTTAGGCCCTCCAAGTTCAGGGAAAACCACACTATTGCTAGCTCTGGCAGGAAAACTTCATTCTGATCTCAAA GTTTCTGGAACTGTGACATACAATGGCCACGCAATGAATGGGTTTGTTCCTCAAAGATCATCAGCCTATATAAGTCAGCATGATCTTCATATAGGAGAACTAACAGTGAGGGAAACAATAGCCTTTTCTGCAAGAtgccaaggagttggacctcgTCAAG AAATTGGGGCAGAACTTTtgagaagagaaaaggaagcAAATATTAAGCCAGACCCTGatcttgatatatata TGCAGTCATTAGTCCTCAAAGGGCAAGAGGCCCATGTTGCAACTGAGTATGTTCTGAAG ATTTTAGGACTTGATGTCTGTGCTGATACACTGGTGGGGGATCAAATGATACGAGGGATCTCCGGAGGACAAAAAAAACGTGTGACAACAG CGGAAATGCTGGTCGGACCAGCTAAGGCACTATTTATGGACGAGATATCTACTGGTTTGGACAGTTCAACAACTTTTCAGATAGTGAATGCAATCAATCAATTCATCCACATTCTCGGAGGAACTGCAGTCATCTCCCTCTTACAGCCTCCACCAGAAACTTATGAGTTATTTGATGACATAATTCTGCTATCAGACGGTGAAATTGTGTATCAGGGGCCCCGTGAAGATGTACTTGAATTCTTTGAATACATGGGTTTCAAATGCCCTGAGAGAAAAGGAGTTGCTGATTTCCTTCAAGAA GTAACTTCGAAGAAAGATCAAGAACAATACTGGATACGCAGAGATGAGCCTTACAATTTTGTTTCTGCTAGACAATTCTCAGAAGCATTTCAATCATTCCATGTTGGAAGTAAACTACATGATGAACTTACCGTTCCTTTTGATAAATCAAAAGGGCATCCTGCTGCTCTGACAACTGAAAAGTATGGAGTTGGCAGGATGGAGCTTCTGAGGGCCTGTGCATCCAGAGAATTCCTACTCATGAAGAGGAATGCATTTGTCCACATATTCAAGATGGCACAA CTTATTTTGATTGCAATGATCTTCATGACTATATTTCTGCGAACTGAGATGCACAAAAGTACCATAACAGATGGTGGAATTTACATGGGGGCCCTGTTTTTCACTTTATATGCAATCATGTTCAATGCATTCTCAGAGCTTTCCCTCAGTATTTTGAAGCTTCCTGTTTTCTACAAGCAACGAGACCTTCTCTTCTTCCCTGCATGGGCATATTCTATTCCTACGTGGATCCTCAAGTTCCCAATTACACTTGTTCAAATTGCCATTTGGATATCTTTGACTTATTACGTTGTAGGATTTGATCCTGATGGTGGAAG GTTTTTCAGACAGTTTATTCTTCTCATCTGCATTCACCAGATGTCCTTAGGACTCTTTCGCTTTATGGCTGCACTAGGAAGAGACATGATAGTTGCAAACACCTTTGGAGCATTCACAATACTTGCTGTACTTGTCCTAGGAGGATTCATTCTATCAAGAG ATGACATCAAAGGTTGGTGGATATGGGGTTACTGGATCTCACCTTTGATGTACGGGCAGAATGCTATTTCTGTAAATGAATTTCTAGGAAACAGTTGGAGACAT GTTCCTGAAGGTTTCAGGGAGCCACTAGGTGTTTCAGTCTTAAAGTCTCGTGGTGTTTTTCCAGAAGCACGGTGGTATTGGATAGGAGTAGGAGCCGTTTTTGGATATGTgttcctcttcaatttcctgAACACTTTGGCTCTTACATACCTCAACC CAATCGGAAAACATCAGGCGGTACTAtctttggaagaaaaaccaaaCA ATGCTCCAAAAAGCATGTCATCCAGGTTGAAGTCTCCTGGAATAGGCAATCCTGATGAAGGTGATAGAAGCAAGAAGAAGGGAATGGTTATTCCCTTTGAACCTCTTGCTATGACCTTCAACGATTTAAGATATGCAGTAGATATGCCGCAG GAAATGAAAACTCGTGGTATATCTGAGGATCGGCTACTTCTCTTGAAGGGTGTCAGTGGAGCTTTTAGACCAGGGATTCTAACAGCTTTAATGGGCGTTAGTGGGGCTGGAAAAACTACCCTGATGGATGTATTAGCCGGTAGAAAAACAGGAGGATATATTGAAGGAACAATTACTATATCAGGTTAtccaaagaaacaagaaacaTTCACTCGTGTAGCAGGATACTGTGAGCAATTTGACATTCACTCTCCTCATGTTACTGTCCACGAGTCCTTGCAATACTCAGCATGGCTTCGACTGCCTCCTGACATCGATGCTGAAGCCAGAAAG TCATTCATTGAAGAAGTCATGAAGCTCGTGGATCTGACTCCACTTAGAGAAGCACTAGTTGGTTTGCCAGGAGTAAATGGTCTTTCAACTGAGCAACGAAAGAGGTTAACTATTGCGGTTGAACTAGTGGCCAATCCATCCATAATATTCATGGATGAGCCAACTTCAGGGCTGGATGCAAGGGCAGCTGCCATAGTGATGAGAACAGTAAGAAACACGGTTGATACAGGCCGAACTGTTGTGTGCACTATCCATCAGCCAAGCATTGACATCTTTGATGCTTTTGATGAG CTGATTCTCCTAAGACGAGGAGGAGAAGAAATATACGTTGGCCAACTAGGACGCCATTCATTTAATCTCATCAAATACTTTGAG GGGATTAATCGAGTCAGCAAAATAAAAGATGGTTATAACCCCGCGACTTGGATGTTGGAGGTGACATCAATTGCACAGGAAGCAGCTCTTGGAATTGATTTCGCACAGCTGTACAAGAACTCTGAACTGTATAG GAGGAACAAAGCATTAATAGAGGAACTGAGTAAACCTGCCCCTGGTTCTAAAGAATTATACTTCCCTACTCAGTATCCCCAGCCCTTTTACAGCCAATTCCTTGCTAGCCTCTGGAAGCAGCACTGGTCATACTGGCGAAATCCACGATACTCAGCAGTCAGACTTTTTTACACAGTAATCATTGCCTTAATGTTTGGAACAATATTCTGGGATCTTGGCACTAAAAG GAAAAAAAGACAAGATCTCTTTAACGCAATGGGCTCCATGTATGCGGCCGTTCTGTTTATCGGTATACTAAATTCTACATCAGTTCAACCAATTGTAGCCACTGAGAGAACAGTCTTTTACAGGGAAAGAGCTGCCGGAATGTATTCGGCTGTGCCACATGCTCTTGCACAG ATGGTGATTGAGCTGCCTTACATTCTCGTTCAAGCATTCAGCTATGGAGCTATTGTATATGCAATGATTGGCTTCGAATGGACAGCTACCAAGTTCTTTTGGTATCTGTTTTTCATGTATATTACCTTGTTATACTACACATTCTATGGGATGATGTCAGTGGCGGTAACACCCAACCAGAATATTGCTGCAGTAGTTTCATCAGCCTTTTACGCAATATGGAACCTTTTCTCAGGATTTATAATTCCTCGAACG AGAATTCCAGTGTGGTGGAGGTGGTACTATTACCtctgtcctgtctcctggacTTTGTATGGCTTAGTTGCTTCACAATTCGGAGACATAAAAGAGGAGCTTGATACAGGTGAAAGAGTGGAAGACTTCATTAGGAGCTACTTCGGATTCAGACATGACTTCTTGGGTTATGTTGCAGTAATCATTGTTGGATTTGCAGTGCTTTTCGGCTTCGCATTTGCCATCTCCATCAAGCTATTTAACTTCCAGAAAAGGTAA